The region TCATCAAGCGCCGGCTCCAGCCGCAAACGCCTGTGCACGCCGCGCTGCAGGTGCGTCGCATCCAGGCCCACCTCGATCTGCACGTGCGCGACCAGCCAGTCGGCGGTCTCGGTCACGCCACGCGCTTCGGCCAGCTCGTCCGCCCCTGCATTCACGATCGGGTGCAGCAGTACGTCCGCCAGGACGTGCGTCAGCCAGCCCCATGCGTATGCCCGCTGTTCCGCGGTTTGCGCGCGCTCCAGGAGCGCCCGCAGCATCCTGCTGCTCCCCTCCTCGTGAACGACCTCGCTCAGCGGCTGCGGTCCGCCCGGGAAGAACCCCATGTCCGGAGCGAGCGCGCCATGCAGGAACGCGTTGCGCGCCGCGGGTGCAGACGAGTCGAACGGCAGCTCAGTGAGCGTCTGCGCCACGGCGCCCGCGGGTTTCCAGCGCGTCAGCGCCTCGTCGGCGAGCAGCAGGTGCAGTCCTGGCTGTGGCA is a window of Longimicrobiales bacterium DNA encoding:
- a CDS encoding zinc dependent phospholipase C family protein, which gives rise to MPQPGLHLLLADEALTRWKPAGAVAQTLTELPFDSSAPAARNAFLHGALAPDMGFFPGGPQPLSEVVHEEGSSRMLRALLERAQTAEQRAYAWGWLTHVLADVLLHPIVNAGADELAEARGVTETADWLVAHVQIEVGLDATHLQRGVHRRLRLEPALDERSIEFVADAFADVYDLHWSPVRLAAVHRNVTRFTNACLPFVAMVGRSARADRNGGSFWTPTRHLLARWVGRRAPAHGFLVPILPTRDLLHRVAHARRIFHTTLDSLLARGVGDLPDYDLDRGLPLRDVRTEEPGLLAPAIAVS